One window of the Clostridium sp. MB40-C1 genome contains the following:
- a CDS encoding ABC transporter ATP-binding protein, with product MLEIRNLYKVFNKNTVNENIIFNGLNLKVNKGDFITIIGSNGAGKSTLLNVISGTISPDDGNISLEGKKISDLSEHKCSKFIGRVFQDPSKGTAPSMTILENMSMAYNKGKKFGLSFGIDKKNIPYFKQLLSKLDLGLEDKLNTKVGLLSGGQRQALTLIMTAMSEPKLLLLDEHTAALDPKTSEKIIEITKEIVEEKNMTTLMITHNLNHAIKLGNRLIMLHEGEVILDVSGEEKKSLTMDKLLQFFEANRDKDLLSDRALFA from the coding sequence TTGTTAGAAATAAGGAATCTATACAAAGTGTTCAATAAAAATACTGTTAATGAGAATATAATTTTTAATGGGCTTAATTTAAAAGTAAATAAAGGAGACTTTATAACTATAATAGGAAGTAATGGAGCTGGAAAATCTACATTATTGAATGTTATATCTGGAACAATATCTCCAGACGATGGAAATATAAGTTTAGAGGGCAAAAAAATATCAGACTTATCAGAGCATAAATGTAGTAAATTTATAGGCAGAGTATTTCAAGACCCTTCAAAAGGAACAGCCCCTTCTATGACTATTTTAGAAAATATGTCTATGGCATATAATAAAGGGAAAAAATTTGGATTAAGTTTTGGTATTGATAAAAAAAATATTCCTTATTTTAAACAATTACTTTCAAAACTTGATTTAGGACTTGAAGATAAACTTAATACTAAAGTAGGACTACTATCTGGAGGTCAAAGGCAAGCTCTTACTCTTATAATGACGGCTATGTCAGAACCTAAACTTTTATTATTAGATGAGCATACGGCAGCATTAGATCCGAAAACTTCAGAAAAAATAATTGAAATTACAAAAGAAATTGTTGAAGAAAAAAACATGACAACTCTTATGATAACTCATAATTTAAATCATGCTATAAAGCTTGGAAATAGACTTATAATGCTTCATGAAGGAGAGGTTATTTTAGATGTAAGTGGAGAAGAAAAGAAATCTCTTACTATGGATAAACTTCTTCAATTCTTTGAAGCTAATAGAGATAAAGATCTTTTAAGTGATAGAGCACTGTTTGCATAA
- a CDS encoding ABC transporter permease: protein MTGFLLSVLEQGLIFSIVSLGVYITYKILDFPDLSVDGTFPLGAAVTALCLSKGINPFVACFLSIIAGMLGGMITGLLHVKLKITNLLSGILVMIALYSVNLRVMGKSNVSFFKFNTIFTETKSINSTIVIAIFALVIKLFLDLFLKTKIGFMLKAVGDNEQLVTSLAVDKSMVKVMGLMISNGIVALGGAIMAQQQGYAAVAMGTGTVVIGLASVILGEAVFKKFSFVKATTMALIGAILYKLAIGAALRFGLPPSDLKLITALIVVVVLGANNAGFGFKFAKKESKGGDIVVRNKESIQSVQ from the coding sequence ATGACAGGTTTTTTGTTAAGTGTATTAGAACAAGGATTGATTTTTTCTATAGTTTCATTAGGGGTATATATCACTTATAAAATATTAGATTTTCCTGATTTATCAGTAGATGGAACATTCCCTTTAGGTGCAGCTGTTACTGCTTTGTGTCTTTCCAAAGGTATAAATCCTTTTGTAGCATGTTTTTTGTCAATAATAGCGGGCATGTTAGGTGGAATGATAACTGGATTACTTCATGTTAAGCTAAAAATAACAAACCTTTTATCTGGAATATTAGTAATGATAGCTTTGTACTCAGTAAATTTAAGGGTAATGGGAAAGTCTAATGTATCTTTCTTTAAATTCAATACAATTTTTACAGAAACAAAGTCTATAAATTCAACTATTGTAATTGCTATATTTGCTTTAGTTATTAAATTATTTTTAGATTTATTTTTAAAAACCAAAATAGGATTTATGTTAAAGGCAGTAGGAGATAATGAACAACTTGTTACTTCTTTAGCAGTTGATAAGAGTATGGTGAAGGTAATGGGTCTTATGATCTCTAATGGTATAGTTGCTTTAGGGGGAGCTATAATGGCACAACAACAAGGGTATGCTGCGGTAGCAATGGGAACAGGAACTGTGGTTATAGGTCTTGCATCAGTAATACTTGGAGAAGCTGTTTTTAAAAAATTCTCATTTGTTAAAGCTACTACTATGGCATTAATAGGAGCAATTTTATATAAGTTGGCCATTGGAGCTGCATTAAGATTTGGTCTTCCACCTTCTGATTTGAAATTAATAACTGCTCTTATAGTAGTTGTAGTATTAGGAGCTAATAATGCAGGCTTTGGATTTAAGTTTGCAAAAAAAGAGAGCAAAGGAGGGGATATTGTTGTTAGAAATAAGGAATCTATACAAAGTGTTCAATAA
- a CDS encoding ABC transporter substrate-binding protein, with translation MVGKKISVLMAGVLLIGTLSGCSASKASKAGEKVKKIGITQVVEHPALDSTREGFIKALKDNNYIDGQNIKIDYQNAQGDNPTTQTIADKFVNDNVDLIFAIATPSAQAAYNSTQKSNKNIPIVMTAVTDPVKAGIVKALNSPGTNVTGTSDAAPIDVQFKLIKKIIPSTKKVGILYNTSEINSEVQVQEAKNSASKFGLGIIAQGITAENEIPQSLQSILDKIDVLLVIKDNMVASAITTVAQQCFEKKIPVIGTESAHVKGGALATEGIDYEKLGYQTGLKAVEILKGKKPSEIPVEMQKKATIVINKDSMEKLNIKIPEEISSKAEMISGGEK, from the coding sequence ATGGTAGGAAAAAAAATTTCAGTTTTAATGGCAGGAGTATTATTAATAGGAACTTTATCTGGTTGTTCGGCTTCAAAGGCATCTAAAGCCGGAGAAAAGGTTAAAAAGATAGGTATAACACAGGTTGTAGAACATCCTGCATTAGATTCTACTAGGGAAGGTTTTATAAAAGCATTAAAAGATAATAATTACATTGATGGGCAAAATATAAAAATTGATTACCAAAATGCCCAAGGAGATAATCCAACAACTCAAACAATTGCTGATAAATTTGTAAATGACAACGTAGATTTAATTTTTGCAATTGCAACTCCTTCAGCACAAGCGGCTTACAATTCTACTCAAAAATCAAATAAAAATATTCCAATTGTAATGACGGCAGTTACTGATCCTGTTAAAGCAGGAATAGTTAAGGCTTTAAATAGTCCAGGAACTAACGTTACAGGAACTTCTGATGCAGCGCCTATAGATGTTCAATTTAAACTTATAAAAAAGATAATTCCTTCAACTAAAAAAGTAGGAATACTTTATAATACTAGTGAAATCAATTCGGAGGTACAAGTACAAGAAGCAAAGAATAGTGCATCTAAATTTGGACTAGGAATAATAGCACAAGGTATTACTGCAGAAAATGAAATTCCTCAAAGTTTACAGTCGATTTTAGATAAAATAGATGTATTACTTGTAATAAAAGATAACATGGTTGCATCTGCAATAACCACTGTTGCACAACAATGTTTTGAAAAGAAGATACCTGTTATAGGTACAGAAAGTGCCCATGTAAAGGGTGGAGCATTGGCAACTGAAGGAATTGACTACGAAAAATTAGGTTATCAAACAGGACTTAAAGCGGTAGAAATTCTAAAAGGTAAAAAACCATCAGAAATACCAGTAGAAATGCAAAAAAAAGCAACAATAGTTATAAATAAAGATTCTATGGAAAAGTTAAATATAAAAATTCCAGAAGAAATTTCTTCAAAGGCAGAAATGATTTCTGGAGGTGAAAAGTAA
- a CDS encoding DUF3592 domain-containing protein: MEQNAQAILIFGVAAASCIVYSIYQCVSFMRNKDKISYTIATIIDTNTLAPETMKKNNSKWAIVSFRVEGKEYVSSNRIQVPMNASIGDQIKIAYYKDNPRELFTPSLKKSGIFFVIGILCIVLMVYIKYNS, from the coding sequence ATGGAACAAAATGCACAAGCTATTTTAATTTTTGGAGTTGCAGCAGCATCTTGTATAGTGTATTCTATATATCAGTGTGTTAGCTTTATGAGGAATAAAGATAAAATAAGCTACACAATAGCAACAATAATTGATACAAATACCCTTGCACCAGAAACAATGAAAAAAAATAACTCTAAATGGGCTATCGTAAGTTTTAGAGTAGAGGGAAAAGAGTACGTATCCTCAAATAGAATTCAGGTTCCCATGAATGCTTCTATAGGTGATCAAATAAAAATTGCTTACTATAAAGATAATCCTAGAGAACTTTTTACACCAAGTTTGAAAAAATCAGGCATATTTTTTGTGATTGGTATTTTATGTATAGTACTTATGGTTTATATTAAGTATAATAGTTAA
- a CDS encoding ABC-2 transporter permease produces MKVIYSLFKKDFLLIKKYLLTITMFIVLAPIFISYRTPVFQNNGNILYGILVLMMTFMVYHSISMEEMKQKGEIYLRITPMSIKKVIIAKYVVVTFAFIVTTILFLVLSKVSMTHIGKVDIKNVLMVSVLIEIFFGIYIPMTFKFGYVKLQIISTGIMFISPFVIPLIVKYLGNSMALIANIQNSSIWMVTGLSLLIICASISLGTMASNKIIENKEY; encoded by the coding sequence GTGAAGGTAATTTACAGTCTATTTAAGAAAGACTTTTTACTAATAAAGAAGTATTTATTAACTATTACTATGTTTATTGTGCTGGCTCCTATATTTATTTCATACAGAACACCTGTATTTCAGAACAATGGAAATATTCTTTATGGTATATTAGTGTTGATGATGACATTTATGGTGTATCATTCAATATCTATGGAGGAAATGAAGCAAAAAGGTGAAATCTATCTTAGAATAACACCTATGTCAATTAAAAAAGTTATTATAGCAAAATATGTTGTTGTTACTTTTGCCTTTATAGTAACCACAATTTTATTTTTAGTATTATCGAAGGTATCAATGACACATATAGGAAAAGTAGATATAAAAAATGTATTGATGGTTTCTGTATTAATAGAAATATTTTTTGGAATTTATATTCCTATGACATTTAAGTTTGGTTATGTTAAATTACAAATAATTAGTACAGGCATAATGTTCATATCTCCATTTGTCATACCACTAATTGTAAAATATTTAGGAAATAGTATGGCATTAATAGCTAATATTCAAAATAGTTCCATCTGGATGGTTACGGGCTTATCGTTATTGATAATATGTGCCTCCATCAGCCTTGGAACTATGGCATCAAATAAGATTATTGAGAACAAAGAGTATTAG
- a CDS encoding ABC transporter ATP-binding protein, producing MRDVLNVCGVSKKFKNFSLNDVSFHIEENCITGFLGKNGAGKTTLIKILLGLLKNDSGEITFFSNKYQDDDSLIKNKIGVVLDDGFFYENLTLNEMKNVIATCYTSWDEEAYGEYLKKFQLNPKQSIGTLSKGMKLKYSLALALSHGADFLIMDEPTSGLDPEIRKELMDILNEFVQEEGKSVFFSTHITSDLERCADEIIIIDKGKVVEQAGKDDLIESYRLIKGSLDDLEKIKEVPFKILDQSRYSFIGITREFEAMQSLNSNIIMEKANLEDIFLAMVGE from the coding sequence GTGAGAGATGTATTAAATGTTTGCGGAGTTTCAAAGAAATTTAAAAATTTTAGTCTAAATGATGTATCTTTTCATATTGAAGAAAACTGTATCACAGGATTTCTTGGGAAAAATGGTGCAGGGAAAACAACTTTGATAAAGATTTTATTAGGGTTATTAAAGAATGATAGTGGTGAAATTACATTCTTTTCGAACAAATATCAAGATGATGATTCTTTGATAAAAAATAAAATAGGTGTTGTTTTGGATGATGGATTTTTTTATGAAAATCTAACTCTAAATGAAATGAAAAATGTAATTGCTACTTGCTATACCTCTTGGGATGAAGAAGCTTATGGAGAATACTTAAAAAAGTTTCAATTAAATCCAAAACAATCAATAGGAACCTTGTCAAAAGGAATGAAGCTTAAATATTCTTTGGCATTGGCTTTATCTCATGGCGCTGATTTCCTTATTATGGATGAACCAACTTCTGGACTTGATCCAGAAATACGAAAAGAATTGATGGATATATTAAATGAATTTGTTCAAGAAGAAGGAAAAAGTGTATTTTTTTCAACGCATATTACTAGCGATTTGGAGCGATGTGCTGATGAAATCATAATTATTGATAAGGGAAAAGTTGTAGAACAAGCAGGAAAAGATGATTTAATAGAATCCTATCGTTTAATAAAAGGTTCACTAGATGACTTAGAAAAAATAAAGGAAGTTCCTTTTAAAATACTTGATCAATCAAGGTATAGTTTTATAGGGATTACAAGGGAGTTTGAGGCAATGCAATCACTAAATTCTAATATTATTATGGAAAAAGCAAATTTAGAAGATATATTTTTAGCAATGGTAGGGGAGTGA
- a CDS encoding GntR family transcriptional regulator, whose translation MNIVLSNTSEKPLYQQIKEQIKSAILKGELKNGELLPSIRNFSTDLRVSILTIRRVYDELEKEGFVKSQAGKGTFVLAGNIDLIKDTKRLMVEDKMFEMVSTAKTMGISKKELMDMMDIIYEEV comes from the coding sequence TTGAATATTGTTCTTTCAAATACTTCAGAAAAACCTTTATATCAGCAAATTAAAGAGCAAATAAAGTCAGCAATATTAAAAGGTGAACTAAAAAATGGAGAGCTATTACCATCTATCCGTAATTTTTCCACAGATCTAAGGGTTAGTATATTAACTATTCGTAGAGTGTATGATGAACTGGAAAAAGAGGGATTTGTAAAAAGTCAGGCAGGTAAAGGAACTTTTGTATTAGCTGGGAATATAGATTTAATCAAAGATACAAAAAGATTAATGGTAGAGGATAAAATGTTTGAGATGGTTTCTACAGCAAAAACTATGGGAATAAGTAAAAAAGAACTTATGGATATGATGGATATTATTTATGAGGAGGTATAA
- a CDS encoding N(5)-(carboxyethyl)ornithine synthase, with amino-acid sequence MKLGFIIPSFSNEKRVALIPKHIKNFENEIFIEDNFGMNLDISNEEYEKVGCTILKRKEIFSECDAIFSLKVIKEEDYKYIRENQMIIGWTHPFGSGKDFMEQQGKPKSLIIVDLDNIHPSVFYRDIEKPISWIKPNFIRDNSYIAGYSAVIHAIVNFGLIPDSNTRVAILGSGNVSQGAFNAIAKFTDNIRMFYRKTLNQFQDCLGKFDIIINGIELEFTEDNLHIITLEQQKKLKKHCLIIDAAANAGRAIECSVNTCIDKPIYVKDNVNYYVVNNAPSIFYRTVSEKISKSFSENVYSKDVKIFRDLVTK; translated from the coding sequence ATGAAGTTAGGTTTTATTATTCCTAGTTTTTCAAATGAGAAAAGGGTGGCATTGATTCCCAAGCACATAAAGAATTTTGAAAACGAAATATTTATAGAAGATAATTTTGGTATGAATTTGGACATAAGTAATGAAGAATATGAAAAAGTGGGATGTACTATTTTAAAAAGAAAAGAGATATTTTCAGAATGTGATGCTATATTTTCTCTTAAGGTTATAAAGGAAGAAGATTATAAATATATAAGAGAAAATCAAATGATAATAGGATGGACTCATCCTTTTGGTTCTGGTAAAGATTTTATGGAGCAGCAGGGTAAGCCTAAAAGTTTAATAATAGTTGATTTAGATAATATACATCCATCAGTGTTTTACAGAGATATTGAAAAACCTATAAGTTGGATAAAACCAAATTTTATAAGAGATAACAGCTATATTGCAGGTTATTCTGCTGTAATTCATGCTATTGTAAATTTTGGGCTAATACCAGATAGCAATACAAGGGTAGCTATTTTAGGGTCAGGTAATGTATCACAAGGAGCTTTTAATGCTATAGCTAAATTTACGGATAATATAAGAATGTTTTACAGGAAAACTCTAAATCAATTCCAAGATTGTTTAGGTAAATTTGACATAATAATAAATGGTATAGAGCTAGAATTTACTGAAGATAATCTACATATAATCACTTTAGAACAACAAAAAAAATTAAAGAAACATTGCTTAATAATAGATGCAGCAGCTAATGCAGGGAGAGCAATAGAATGTAGTGTAAACACATGTATAGACAAGCCTATATATGTAAAAGATAATGTTAATTATTATGTAGTTAATAATGCTCCTTCAATTTTTTATAGAACAGTCAGTGAGAAAATAAGCAAATCCTTTAGTGAAAATGTATATAGTAAGGATGTTAAAATATTCAGAGATTTAGTTACTAAATAA
- the cas2 gene encoding CRISPR-associated endonuclease Cas2 translates to MFIILTYDIEEKRINRVRKALKKYLTWTQNSVFEGEITEGKLHKCLSEVNKLIDKKTDSLYIYIVKNPRNIKKTVVGIEKSFDELFL, encoded by the coding sequence GTGTTTATTATATTAACTTATGATATTGAGGAAAAAAGAATTAATAGAGTTAGAAAAGCTTTAAAGAAATATTTAACATGGACACAAAATTCTGTTTTTGAGGGCGAAATAACTGAAGGAAAGTTGCATAAATGCTTATCAGAAGTAAATAAGCTAATTGATAAAAAAACAGATTCATTGTATATTTATATTGTAAAGAATCCAAGAAACATTAAAAAAACTGTTGTAGGAATTGAAAAAAGTTTTGATGAGTTATTTTTGTAA
- the cas1b gene encoding type I-B CRISPR-associated endonuclease Cas1b, with product MGRDYYIFSNGRLKRKDNTVYFINSEEQKRALPIEQVDKLHIYGEVDLNTKFLNYLTQYGLIINFYNYYGYYSGTYYPRKKNVSGFLIVNQAMHYHYDDKRLYLAKQFIDSAGHHIIRNLRRYKDNTQEYIEKIERERSNVLNSYAVDELMGAEGRMRKIYYEAFNLILKNGFEFKKREKRPPTDPINALMSFGNSLMYTAVLGEIYKTQLDPTISYLHEPSTKRFSLSLDLAEIFKPLVIDPIIFSMINNRMITEKHFDMEEGICFLNPEGKGKFVKEFEKKMGTTIKHRKLNRKVSYRMFIRLECYKLIKHLIGDEKYKPLKAWW from the coding sequence ATGGGAAGAGATTATTATATATTCAGTAATGGAAGATTAAAACGTAAGGATAATACCGTATATTTTATAAATAGTGAAGAACAAAAGAGAGCGCTACCTATTGAGCAAGTGGATAAGCTTCATATATACGGGGAAGTTGACTTAAATACGAAGTTTTTGAATTATTTAACGCAGTATGGATTAATAATTAATTTTTATAATTATTATGGTTATTATTCAGGGACATACTATCCTCGTAAGAAAAATGTTTCAGGATTTTTAATTGTAAATCAGGCAATGCACTATCATTATGATGACAAAAGATTATATCTTGCAAAGCAATTCATAGACAGTGCAGGACATCATATAATTAGAAATTTGAGAAGGTATAAAGATAATACACAAGAATATATTGAGAAAATCGAAAGAGAAAGAAGTAATGTATTAAATTCTTATGCTGTTGATGAGTTAATGGGTGCAGAAGGAAGAATGAGAAAAATTTATTATGAGGCATTTAATTTAATTTTAAAAAATGGTTTTGAATTTAAAAAGAGAGAAAAAAGACCACCTACAGATCCTATAAATGCGTTAATGTCTTTTGGCAATAGTCTAATGTATACTGCGGTATTAGGAGAAATTTATAAAACACAGTTAGATCCTACAATAAGTTACTTACATGAACCATCAACAAAAAGATTTTCATTAAGTCTTGATTTAGCAGAAATATTTAAACCTTTAGTTATTGATCCAATTATCTTTAGTATGATTAACAATAGAATGATAACAGAAAAGCACTTTGATATGGAAGAGGGAATATGTTTTTTAAATCCAGAGGGGAAGGGGAAATTTGTTAAAGAATTTGAAAAGAAGATGGGAACAACAATAAAGCATAGAAAATTAAATAGAAAAGTTTCTTATAGAATGTTTATAAGGCTTGAATGTTATAAGCTTATTAAACATCTCATAGGAGATGAAAAATATAAGCCATTAAAAGCTTGGTGGTGA
- the cas4 gene encoding CRISPR-associated protein Cas4 codes for MKEGDFTEFQLEKFKTQGVKVNYYYVCKRKLWLFSKGITMEDTSDRVLNGKIVHEDSYQRSKNKEILIDDILRLDIIDKEHVREVKISSKMPIPDKMQLMYYLFYLKHLGINKKGLINYVKEKRTEEIELTEEMEEKIKNTLVDIKKIENSNNAPTLKRLPYCTKCSYYQFCYVKEDDE; via the coding sequence ATTAAAGAAGGTGATTTTACGGAGTTCCAATTAGAAAAATTTAAAACGCAAGGAGTAAAAGTAAATTACTATTATGTATGCAAAAGAAAACTTTGGCTATTTTCAAAAGGAATAACCATGGAAGATACAAGTGATAGGGTTTTAAATGGGAAAATTGTGCATGAGGACTCTTATCAAAGAAGTAAAAATAAAGAGATACTTATAGATGATATTCTAAGACTAGACATCATAGACAAAGAACATGTTAGAGAAGTTAAGATAAGTAGCAAAATGCCAATACCAGATAAAATGCAGCTTATGTATTATTTATTTTACCTTAAGCACTTAGGTATAAATAAAAAAGGATTAATAAATTATGTAAAAGAAAAAAGAACAGAAGAAATAGAATTAACAGAAGAAATGGAAGAAAAAATAAAAAATACTTTAGTTGATATAAAGAAAATTGAAAATAGTAACAATGCACCTACATTAAAGAGATTGCCTTATTGCACAAAATGTTCATATTATCAATTTTGTTATGTAAAAGAGGATGATGAATAA
- the cas3 gene encoding CRISPR-associated helicase Cas3': MKSPFLAKTKNRETIIEHTEELHKNFKILKEMYPIIKNLDWDMLELACLYHDLGKMNTKFQNKLIKRLNEKDVSFNMKELEEVVEGEEIQHGYLSPAFLSKDKLKSRYNDDEMRILYQSIYFHHSREKLDNHEILKRTVKEDLIRYIDDFEFNKIEKIQKLNPSFIRYIKRRIPDPDNDTKETIHQYIMTKGLLNKIDYAASGGVDVEVENKDLFEKTYNYLNKDGYKPNKLQKYMIEHQDENNVIIASTGIGKTEAALFWIGNSKGFFTLPLRVSINAIYDRVVKKIKFERERTGLLHSETSSEYLKRNNNELDLEYYDRTKQLSLPLTVCTLDQLVDFIFKYEGYELKLATLSYSKLVIDEIQMYSPELVAFLIVALKYINEMGGKFSIVTATLPPIFLDFMKDEGITFSKPEPFYKEVSGKVQLRHKLKVVQEDININHIKENYKGKKVLVIVNTVKQAQRIYDELKEKLNKDVNINLFHSRFIKKDRAKKEEMILKMGDLDNKENGIWITTQVVEASLDIDFDVLYTELSDMSGLLQRMGRVYRNRNLEENYTNIYVYVGKEKLPSGIGSGDKSIIDKDIFDLSKEALLNYVGEEFEEKEIDEKKKMELVEKIYSKENLKDKNYYNKIKTTIKNVINIKEYEFKKKEVTLRDIENETVIPKSIYEENEEIIEEDLNIIEKTENYNEKLLAKNRIKEFTMSIPKYQYDEASKNGYVEKSIELDKYNNIPIIAFNYSFERGLARPEKIDEFNEEVQFL, encoded by the coding sequence TTGAAAAGTCCATTTTTAGCAAAAACAAAGAATAGAGAAACTATTATAGAGCATACAGAAGAGTTGCATAAAAACTTTAAAATTTTAAAAGAAATGTATCCTATAATAAAGAATTTGGATTGGGATATGTTAGAGTTAGCTTGCTTGTATCATGACTTAGGGAAAATGAATACTAAGTTTCAAAATAAGTTAATAAAAAGATTAAATGAAAAAGATGTTAGTTTTAATATGAAGGAGTTAGAAGAGGTAGTGGAAGGAGAGGAAATTCAGCATGGATATTTAAGTCCTGCATTTTTGTCTAAAGATAAGCTAAAGAGTAGATATAATGATGATGAGATGAGGATTTTATATCAAAGTATATATTTTCATCATTCTAGAGAAAAGCTAGATAATCATGAAATCTTAAAAAGAACAGTTAAAGAGGATTTAATAAGATACATTGATGATTTTGAATTTAATAAAATTGAGAAGATTCAAAAGTTAAATCCATCTTTTATTAGATATATAAAAAGACGAATACCAGACCCAGATAATGACACTAAAGAAACTATACATCAATACATAATGACTAAAGGGTTATTAAATAAAATTGACTATGCGGCTAGTGGTGGAGTAGATGTTGAAGTAGAAAATAAAGATTTGTTTGAAAAAACTTATAACTATTTAAATAAGGATGGATATAAGCCCAACAAACTACAGAAATATATGATAGAGCATCAAGATGAAAACAATGTAATTATAGCATCTACTGGTATTGGGAAAACAGAGGCCGCACTCTTTTGGATAGGTAATAGTAAGGGCTTTTTTACTCTTCCTCTAAGAGTATCTATAAATGCTATATATGATAGGGTTGTTAAAAAAATAAAATTTGAAAGAGAAAGAACAGGATTGCTTCATTCAGAAACTTCATCAGAATATTTAAAGAGAAACAATAATGAACTTGATCTTGAGTATTATGATAGAACAAAGCAATTATCATTACCACTAACAGTTTGTACACTAGATCAACTAGTAGATTTTATATTTAAATATGAGGGATATGAATTAAAATTAGCTACACTATCATATTCAAAGTTAGTAATAGATGAAATTCAAATGTATTCCCCAGAATTAGTAGCTTTTTTAATTGTTGCATTAAAGTATATAAATGAAATGGGAGGGAAGTTTAGTATAGTTACTGCAACATTACCTCCAATATTTTTAGATTTTATGAAGGACGAAGGTATAACATTTAGTAAACCAGAGCCTTTTTATAAAGAAGTTAGTGGAAAAGTTCAGTTGAGACATAAGTTAAAAGTAGTGCAAGAAGATATAAATATTAACCATATAAAAGAAAACTATAAGGGTAAAAAAGTTCTGGTTATTGTAAATACAGTAAAACAAGCTCAACGAATTTATGATGAATTAAAAGAAAAATTAAATAAAGATGTTAATATAAATCTTTTCCATAGTAGATTTATAAAAAAAGATAGAGCTAAAAAAGAAGAGATGATTTTAAAAATGGGAGATTTAGATAATAAGGAGAATGGAATATGGATAACAACACAAGTAGTTGAAGCTAGTTTAGACATAGATTTTGATGTGTTGTATACAGAACTTTCAGATATGTCAGGATTACTTCAGAGAATGGGTAGAGTTTATAGAAATAGGAATTTAGAAGAAAATTATACAAACATATATGTGTATGTAGGAAAAGAAAAGTTGCCTTCGGGAATAGGTAGTGGTGATAAATCAATAATAGATAAGGATATTTTTGATTTATCAAAAGAAGCGTTACTCAATTATGTTGGAGAGGAATTTGAGGAAAAAGAGATTGATGAAAAAAAGAAAATGGAGTTAGTAGAAAAAATATATTCAAAGGAAAATCTTAAAGATAAAAATTATTATAACAAAATAAAGACTACTATAAAAAATGTAATTAATATAAAAGAATATGAGTTCAAGAAAAAAGAAGTAACTTTAAGAGATATAGAAAATGAAACGGTTATTCCTAAGAGTATTTATGAAGAAAATGAAGAAATAATTGAAGAAGATTTAAATATTATTGAAAAAACAGAGAATTATAATGAAAAATTATTAGCCAAAAATAGGATTAAAGAATTTACAATGAGTATTCCCAAATACCAATATGATGAAGCAAGTAAAAATGGATATGTAGAAAAATCTATAGAATTAGATAAATATAATAATATACCTATTATTGCATTTAATTATAGTTTTGAAAGAGGTTTAGCCAGGCCAGAAAAAATAGATGAATTTAATGAAGAAGTTCAGTTTCTGTAA